The proteins below come from a single Fusarium verticillioides 7600 chromosome 3, whole genome shotgun sequence genomic window:
- a CDS encoding hypothetical protein (At least one base has a quality score < 10), with product MALTESAAPASPGMSNALNNYVGGSFDALPEHSKRLLRHFSQYTVWGSRPVARELESSAIQKSFENPGYMHMCLMLSACQWAWVTGSMDEVRIPFLYHKAATYQFAREQLQSPELAQSGDTMLAISALALTEGAIGELDASSRHLKGIQSAVKEWNRVVDPVPTLPQRMLKMVGEGLRTGKAGQLVNVPEYQPTFMALLFASIWDITALPPREAPRYGWWEDLETPAARLWQNHTRDLNLNYEISRGFSASQYVPRILNGDPKSSRTSFIATFFYLCSELGDRYFDVTMIDWLLEQLIDDVNAGEEHLRMSEWTQSLWLFCVLFGASIAFTGRANNVIEERQLSKWRGVYGDKMKLASRELGIKSWQSARAMLAEVVGGIDGELEKGLEELWNEGISGETSGESSASPAVVELSESD from the exons ATGGCACTTACCGAGTCAGCGGCACCAGCCTCGCCAGGGATGAGCAATGCCCTCAACAATTACGTTGGAGGGTCCTTCGATGCTCTTCCGGAGCACTCCAAACGCCTTCTGCGACATT TTTCACAGTACACGGTCTGGGGCTCGAGGCCTGTTGCTCGGGAGCTGGAATCTTCAGC AATACAAAAATCGTTCGAGAACCCTGGCTACATGCACATGTGCCTCATGTTATCAGCATGTCAGTGGGCATGGGTTACCGGTTCGATGGACGAGGTCAGGATCCCATTCCTGTACCATAAAGCAGCAACCTATCAATTCGCGAGAGAACAGCTCCAGAGTCCTGAATTGGCACAGAGCGGAGACACTATGTTGGCTATATCTGCGCTTGCGCTGACTGAG GGCGCGATAGGAGAACTGGACGCTTCCTCAAGACACTTGAAGGGTATACAATCTGCCGTAAAGGAGTGGAATAGGGTTGTCGACCCAGTGCCGACGTTGCCCCAGAGAATGCTCAAAAT GGTCGGAGAAGGACTACGAACCGGAAAAGCAGGCCAGCTCGTGAACGTGCCCGAATACCAACCAACCTTTATGGCTCTCCTATTTGCGTCGATATGGGATATCACAGCGCTGCCGCCGCGCGAAGCTCCGAGATATGGCTGGTGGGAAGATCTCGAAACACCAGCGGCCAGACTTTGGCAAAATCATACCAGagacctcaacctcaactatGAGATTTCAAGAGGTTTCAGCGCGAGTCAATATGTACCACGAATCTTGAACGGTGACCCTAAAAGTAGTCGAACAAGTTTCATAGCGACCTTCTTCTATCTTTGTTCTGAGCTGGGCGACAGATACTTCGACGTAACCATGATCGattggcttcttgaacaactGATAGATGATGTTAATGCAGGCGAAGAACatctgaggatgagtgaATGGACACAGTCACTCTGGTTATTTTGCGTACTGTTTGGAGCGTCCATAGCGTTCACTGGCCGGGCCAATAATGTAATCGAAGAAAGACAACTGAGCAAATGGCGAGGCGTTTACGGCGACAAAATGAAACTGGCCAGTCGAGAGCTGGGAATCAAAAGCTGGCAGTCAGCCCGGGCGATGCTGGCTGAAGTGGTGGGAGGGATAGACGGCGAATTAGAAAAGGGTCTAGAGGAGTTATGGAATGAGGGGATATCAGGAGAGACATCGGGCGAGAGCAGTGCAAGTCCAGCAGTGGTAGAGCTGTCAGAATCCGACTAA
- a CDS encoding hypothetical protein (At least one base has a quality score < 10), with translation MTVTLVTQPATMHAFKNSDLDEVHSLSSDYSYSQPTLAPNTGLFSFSSQTEPSADLLTGSSWATTVEGPQNFQDFPDNGSAHSGEAEEFIFTSGHATPRGTRVPSQGNWSTSRTTASVTQGGQAMSRVSSSRSSGSSLSQSSHLSNMDFTGNTCALQTGTQTGATLHGIDTCLLDPTDGITNQMYWPGYSLDGGLNGDATFSLPDANPLHVVPSHMQLGPDVSLVENSPPSPWDCFSSSISRSSSPNTIEDLWFPNQSPNSSPEIQCQSPSLDRNIPLISEDANGKAMPTFDELPAATSAFTGPRRQNSDGESARDHDLYKKAAPYEDGLYHCPWEGQPSCNHRPEKLKCNYDKFVDSHLKPYRCKAESCEGARFSSTACLLRHEREAHGLHGHGDKPFLCVYEGCERAVPGNGFPRQWNLRDHMKRVHNDHGSSSGSPTTGSAQPAKGRKRKTETAEAQISHSRKATVKSIPPPPEPKEDMTQPLIDQWMEHRKAVESLMRNLVKPEDTQNLQHIGTLQNRLSSMMKLTNDLNAINNPGNTLVGTG, from the exons ATGACTGTTACTCTTGTGACACAGCCTGCTACCATGCACGCTTTCAAGAACTCTGACCTCGATGAGGTTCACTCGTTGTCCAG CGATTATAGCTACTCTCAGCCAACATTGGCCCCCAACACTggtctcttttctttttcttctcaaACAGAACCATCAGCGGACCTGTTGACAGGTTCGTCATGGGCCACGACAGTAGAAGGACCACAGAACTTTCAAGATTTCCCAGACAATGGATCCGCCCATTCCGGAGAAGCCGAGGAGTTCATTTTCACATCTGGCCATGCTACGCCCCGAGGAACCAGGGTGCCTTCCCAAGGAAACTGGTCCACATCCAGGACTACCGCTTCTGTGACCCAAGGTGGACAAGCCATGTCCAGGGTGAGCTCAAGCAGGTCTAGCGGCTCTTCGCTGTCACAATCATCACATCTGTCCAACATGGACTTTACAGGTAATACTTGCGCTCTCCAGACTGGAACCCAGACCGGCGCTACCTTGCATGGAATTGATACTTGCCTCCTGGACCCTACCGATGGTATCACGAACCAGATGTACTGGCCCGGTTATTCCCTTGACGGTGGACTGAACGGTGATGCCACCTTTTCTCTTCCCGATGCCAACCCTCTGCATGTTGTCCCTTCTCATATGCAGCTCGGCCCTGATGTTTCCCTGGTCGAGAACTCTCCTCCCAGCCCTTGGGATTGCTTTTCTAGCTCTATCTCTcgatcatcttctcccaaCACTATTGAGGATTTGTGGTTTCCTAACCAGAGCCCAAACTCATCCCCCGAGATTCAGTGCCAGTCACCAAG CCTGGACCGGAACATTCCCTTGATCTCTGAAGATGCCAATGGAAAAGCCATGCCCACATTCGATGAGCTTCCTGCTGCTACCTCTGCCTTCACTGGTCCACGACGACAGAACAGCGATGGTGAGTCCGCTCGGGACCATGACCTATACAAGAAGGCCGCTCCATACGAGGATGGACTTTACCACTGCCCATGGGAAGGACAACCAAGCTGCAACCACCGAcccgagaagctcaagtgcAACTATGA CAAATTCGTGGACTCTCACTTGAAGCCCTACCGCTGCAAGGCTGAGTCGTGCGAGGGCGCCCGCTTCTCGTCGACTGCTTGCCTACTCCGCCATGAACGTGAGGCCCACGGACTCCACGGTCATGGCGACAAGCCTTTCCTTTGTGTTTATGAGGGCTGTGAGCGTGCCGTTCCTGGAAATGGATTCCCTCGCCAGTGGAACTTGCGTGACCACATGAAACGTGTTCACAACGATCACGGAAGCTCCAGCGGCTCACCTACAACTGGATCTGCTCAGCCTGCTAAGGGACGTAAACGCAAGACTGAGACTGCCGAGGCTCAGATTTCCCACAGCCGCAAGGCGACTGTCAAGTCAATACCTCCTCCCCCGGAGCCCAAGGAGGACATGACCCAGCCCCTTATTGACCAGTGGATGGAGCACCGCAAGGCTGTGGAGAGCCTCATGCGAAACCtcgtcaagcctgaggacACCCAGAACCTCCAGCACATCGGAACTCTCCAGAACCGCCTGagctccatgatgaagctcaCCAACGAcctcaatgccatcaacaacccagGAAACACCCTGGTTGGCACTGGCTGA
- a CDS encoding hypothetical protein (At least one base has a quality score < 10): protein MSRVSSSRSSGSSLSQSSHLSNMDFTGNTCALQTGTQTGATLHGIDTCLLDPTDGITNQMYWPGYSLDGGLNGDATFSLPDANPLHVVPSHMQLGPDVSLVENSPPSPWDCFSSSISRSSSPNTIEDLWFPNQSPNSSPEIQCQSPRYVAPNRIVTNDPVSYQVDCFSLDRNIPLISEDANGKAMPTFDELPAATSAFTGPRRQNSDGESARDHDLYKKAAPYEDGLYHCPWEGQPSCNHRPEKLKCNYDKFVDSHLKPYRCKAESCEGARFSSTACLLRHEREAHGLHGHGDKPFLCVYEGCERAVPGNGFPRQWNLRDHMKRVHNDHGSSSGSPTTGSAQPAKGRKRKTETAEAQISHSRKATVKSIPPPPEPKEDMTQPLIDQWMEHRKAVESLMRNLVKPEDTQNLQHIGTLQNRLSSMMKLTNDLNAINNPGNTLVGTG, encoded by the exons ATGTCCAGGGTGAGCTCAAGCAGGTCTAGCGGCTCTTCGCTGTCACAATCATCACATCTGTCCAACATGGACTTTACAGGTAATACTTGCGCTCTCCAGACTGGAACCCAGACCGGCGCTACCTTGCATGGAATTGATACTTGCCTCCTGGACCCTACCGATGGTATCACGAACCAGATGTACTGGCCCGGTTATTCCCTTGACGGTGGACTGAACGGTGATGCCACCTTTTCTCTTCCCGATGCCAACCCTCTGCATGTTGTCCCTTCTCATATGCAGCTCGGCCCTGATGTTTCCCTGGTCGAGAACTCTCCTCCCAGCCCTTGGGATTGCTTTTCTAGCTCTATCTCTcgatcatcttctcccaaCACTATTGAGGATTTGTGGTTTCCTAACCAGAGCCCAAACTCATCCCCCGAGATTCAGTGCCAGTCACCAAGGTACGTAGCCCCCAACCGCATAGTGACCAATGATCCGGTTTCTTACCAAGTCGACTGTTTTAGCCTGGACCGGAACATTCCCTTGATCTCTGAAGATGCCAATGGAAAAGCCATGCCCACATTCGATGAGCTTCCTGCTGCTACCTCTGCCTTCACTGGTCCACGACGACAGAACAGCGATGGTGAGTCCGCTCGGGACCATGACCTATACAAGAAGGCCGCTCCATACGAGGATGGACTTTACCACTGCCCATGGGAAGGACAACCAAGCTGCAACCACCGAcccgagaagctcaagtgcAACTATGA CAAATTCGTGGACTCTCACTTGAAGCCCTACCGCTGCAAGGCTGAGTCGTGCGAGGGCGCCCGCTTCTCGTCGACTGCTTGCCTACTCCGCCATGAACGTGAGGCCCACGGACTCCACGGTCATGGCGACAAGCCTTTCCTTTGTGTTTATGAGGGCTGTGAGCGTGCCGTTCCTGGAAATGGATTCCCTCGCCAGTGGAACTTGCGTGACCACATGAAACGTGTTCACAACGATCACGGAAGCTCCAGCGGCTCACCTACAACTGGATCTGCTCAGCCTGCTAAGGGACGTAAACGCAAGACTGAGACTGCCGAGGCTCAGATTTCCCACAGCCGCAAGGCGACTGTCAAGTCAATACCTCCTCCCCCGGAGCCCAAGGAGGACATGACCCAGCCCCTTATTGACCAGTGGATGGAGCACCGCAAGGCTGTGGAGAGCCTCATGCGAAACCtcgtcaagcctgaggacACCCAGAACCTCCAGCACATCGGAACTCTCCAGAACCGCCTGagctccatgatgaagctcaCCAACGAcctcaatgccatcaacaacccagGAAACACCCTGGTTGGCACTGGCTGA
- a CDS encoding hypothetical protein (At least one base has a quality score < 10): MAPPKDKERKRKFHRRSKNGCTRCKARHVRCDEQKPLCTNCLQTGSECIYPTPEQPLPSNDSSPSPSSASSNVALGNFGSQMALTESAAPASPGMSNALNNYVGGSFDALPEHSKRLLRHFSQYTVWGSRPVARELESSAIQKSFENPGYMHMCLMLSACQWAWVTGSMDEVRIPFLYHKAATYQFAREQLQSPELAQSGDTMLAISALALTEGAIGELDASSRHLKGIQSAVKEWNRVVDPVPTLPQRMLKMVGEGLRTGKAGQLVNVPEYQPTFMALLFASIWDITALPPREAPRYGWWEDLETPAARLWQNHTRDLNLNYEISRGFSASQYVPRILNGDPKSSRTSFIATFFYLCSELGDRYFDVTMIDWLLEQLIDDVNAGEEHLRMSEWTQSLWLFCVLFGASIAFTGRANNVIEERQLSKWRGVYGDKMKLASRELGIKSWQSARAMLAEVVGGIDGELEKGLEELWNEGISGETSGESSASPAVVELSESD, encoded by the exons ATGGCGCCGCCAAAGGACAAAGAACGAAAGAGAAAGTTTCATCGGAGAAGCAAAAACGGATGCACTCGATGCAAGGCCAGGCATGTGAGGTGCGACGAGCAAAAGCCGCTTTG CACCAATTGCCTTCAGACGGGGAGTGAATGCATATATCCAACTCCAGAACAGCCGCTCCCATCCAATGATTCGTCaccttcaccatcatcggcgTCCAGCAATGTTGCTCTGGGGAATTTTGGGTCCCAAATGGCACTTACCGAGTCAGCGGCACCAGCCTCGCCAGGGATGAGCAATGCCCTCAACAATTACGTTGGAGGGTCCTTCGATGCTCTTCCGGAGCACTCCAAACGCCTTCTGCGACATT TTTCACAGTACACGGTCTGGGGCTCGAGGCCTGTTGCTCGGGAGCTGGAATCTTCAGC AATACAAAAATCGTTCGAGAACCCTGGCTACATGCACATGTGCCTCATGTTATCAGCATGTCAGTGGGCATGGGTTACCGGTTCGATGGACGAGGTCAGGATCCCATTCCTGTACCATAAAGCAGCAACCTATCAATTCGCGAGAGAACAGCTCCAGAGTCCTGAATTGGCACAGAGCGGAGACACTATGTTGGCTATATCTGCGCTTGCGCTGACTGAG GGCGCGATAGGAGAACTGGACGCTTCCTCAAGACACTTGAAGGGTATACAATCTGCCGTAAAGGAGTGGAATAGGGTTGTCGACCCAGTGCCGACGTTGCCCCAGAGAATGCTCAAAAT GGTCGGAGAAGGACTACGAACCGGAAAAGCAGGCCAGCTCGTGAACGTGCCCGAATACCAACCAACCTTTATGGCTCTCCTATTTGCGTCGATATGGGATATCACAGCGCTGCCGCCGCGCGAAGCTCCGAGATATGGCTGGTGGGAAGATCTCGAAACACCAGCGGCCAGACTTTGGCAAAATCATACCAGagacctcaacctcaactatGAGATTTCAAGAGGTTTCAGCGCGAGTCAATATGTACCACGAATCTTGAACGGTGACCCTAAAAGTAGTCGAACAAGTTTCATAGCGACCTTCTTCTATCTTTGTTCTGAGCTGGGCGACAGATACTTCGACGTAACCATGATCGattggcttcttgaacaactGATAGATGATGTTAATGCAGGCGAAGAACatctgaggatgagtgaATGGACACAGTCACTCTGGTTATTTTGCGTACTGTTTGGAGCGTCCATAGCGTTCACTGGCCGGGCCAATAATGTAATCGAAGAAAGACAACTGAGCAAATGGCGAGGCGTTTACGGCGACAAAATGAAACTGGCCAGTCGAGAGCTGGGAATCAAAAGCTGGCAGTCAGCCCGGGCGATGCTGGCTGAAGTGGTGGGAGGGATAGACGGCGAATTAGAAAAGGGTCTAGAGGAGTTATGGAATGAGGGGATATCAGGAGAGACATCGGGCGAGAGCAGTGCAAGTCCAGCAGTGGTAGAGCTGTCAGAATCCGACTAA
- a CDS encoding hypothetical protein (At least one base has a quality score < 10) — MTVTLVTQPATMHAFKNSDLDEVHSLSSDYSYSQPTLAPNTGLFSFSSQTEPSADLLTGSSWATTVEGPQNFQDFPDNGSAHSGEAEEFIFTSGHATPRGTRVPSQGNWSTSRTTASVTQGGQAMSRVSSSRSSGSSLSQSSHLSNMDFTGNTCALQTGTQTGATLHGIDTCLLDPTDGITNQMYWPGYSLDGGLNGDATFSLPDANPLHVVPSHMQLGPDVSLVENSPPSPWDCFSSSISRSSSPNTIEDLWFPNQSPNSSPEIQCQSPRYVAPNRIVTNDPVSYQVDCFSLDRNIPLISEDANGKAMPTFDELPAATSAFTGPRRQNSDGESARDHDLYKKAAPYEDGLYHCPWEGQPSCNHRPEKLKCNYDKFVDSHLKPYRCKAESCEGARFSSTACLLRHEREAHGLHGHGDKPFLCVYEGCERAVPGNGFPRQWNLRDHMKRVHNDHGSSSGSPTTGSAQPAKGRKRKTETAEAQISHSRKATVKSIPPPPEPKEDMTQPLIDQWMEHRKAVESLMRNLVKPEDTQNLQHIGTLQNRLSSMMKLTNDLNAINNPGNTLVGTG, encoded by the exons ATGACTGTTACTCTTGTGACACAGCCTGCTACCATGCACGCTTTCAAGAACTCTGACCTCGATGAGGTTCACTCGTTGTCCAG CGATTATAGCTACTCTCAGCCAACATTGGCCCCCAACACTggtctcttttctttttcttctcaaACAGAACCATCAGCGGACCTGTTGACAGGTTCGTCATGGGCCACGACAGTAGAAGGACCACAGAACTTTCAAGATTTCCCAGACAATGGATCCGCCCATTCCGGAGAAGCCGAGGAGTTCATTTTCACATCTGGCCATGCTACGCCCCGAGGAACCAGGGTGCCTTCCCAAGGAAACTGGTCCACATCCAGGACTACCGCTTCTGTGACCCAAGGTGGACAAGCCATGTCCAGGGTGAGCTCAAGCAGGTCTAGCGGCTCTTCGCTGTCACAATCATCACATCTGTCCAACATGGACTTTACAGGTAATACTTGCGCTCTCCAGACTGGAACCCAGACCGGCGCTACCTTGCATGGAATTGATACTTGCCTCCTGGACCCTACCGATGGTATCACGAACCAGATGTACTGGCCCGGTTATTCCCTTGACGGTGGACTGAACGGTGATGCCACCTTTTCTCTTCCCGATGCCAACCCTCTGCATGTTGTCCCTTCTCATATGCAGCTCGGCCCTGATGTTTCCCTGGTCGAGAACTCTCCTCCCAGCCCTTGGGATTGCTTTTCTAGCTCTATCTCTcgatcatcttctcccaaCACTATTGAGGATTTGTGGTTTCCTAACCAGAGCCCAAACTCATCCCCCGAGATTCAGTGCCAGTCACCAAGGTACGTAGCCCCCAACCGCATAGTGACCAATGATCCGGTTTCTTACCAAGTCGACTGTTTTAGCCTGGACCGGAACATTCCCTTGATCTCTGAAGATGCCAATGGAAAAGCCATGCCCACATTCGATGAGCTTCCTGCTGCTACCTCTGCCTTCACTGGTCCACGACGACAGAACAGCGATGGTGAGTCCGCTCGGGACCATGACCTATACAAGAAGGCCGCTCCATACGAGGATGGACTTTACCACTGCCCATGGGAAGGACAACCAAGCTGCAACCACCGAcccgagaagctcaagtgcAACTATGA CAAATTCGTGGACTCTCACTTGAAGCCCTACCGCTGCAAGGCTGAGTCGTGCGAGGGCGCCCGCTTCTCGTCGACTGCTTGCCTACTCCGCCATGAACGTGAGGCCCACGGACTCCACGGTCATGGCGACAAGCCTTTCCTTTGTGTTTATGAGGGCTGTGAGCGTGCCGTTCCTGGAAATGGATTCCCTCGCCAGTGGAACTTGCGTGACCACATGAAACGTGTTCACAACGATCACGGAAGCTCCAGCGGCTCACCTACAACTGGATCTGCTCAGCCTGCTAAGGGACGTAAACGCAAGACTGAGACTGCCGAGGCTCAGATTTCCCACAGCCGCAAGGCGACTGTCAAGTCAATACCTCCTCCCCCGGAGCCCAAGGAGGACATGACCCAGCCCCTTATTGACCAGTGGATGGAGCACCGCAAGGCTGTGGAGAGCCTCATGCGAAACCtcgtcaagcctgaggacACCCAGAACCTCCAGCACATCGGAACTCTCCAGAACCGCCTGagctccatgatgaagctcaCCAACGAcctcaatgccatcaacaacccagGAAACACCCTGGTTGGCACTGGCTGA
- a CDS encoding hypothetical protein (At least one base has a quality score < 10): protein MSRVSSSRSSGSSLSQSSHLSNMDFTGNTCALQTGTQTGATLHGIDTCLLDPTDGITNQMYWPGYSLDGGLNGDATFSLPDANPLHVVPSHMQLGPDVSLVENSPPSPWDCFSSSISRSSSPNTIEDLWFPNQSPNSSPEIQCQSPSLDRNIPLISEDANGKAMPTFDELPAATSAFTGPRRQNSDGESARDHDLYKKAAPYEDGLYHCPWEGQPSCNHRPEKLKCNYDKFVDSHLKPYRCKAESCEGARFSSTACLLRHEREAHGLHGHGDKPFLCVYEGCERAVPGNGFPRQWNLRDHMKRVHNDHGSSSGSPTTGSAQPAKGRKRKTETAEAQISHSRKATVKSIPPPPEPKEDMTQPLIDQWMEHRKAVESLMRNLVKPEDTQNLQHIGTLQNRLSSMMKLTNDLNAINNPGNTLVGTG, encoded by the exons ATGTCCAGGGTGAGCTCAAGCAGGTCTAGCGGCTCTTCGCTGTCACAATCATCACATCTGTCCAACATGGACTTTACAGGTAATACTTGCGCTCTCCAGACTGGAACCCAGACCGGCGCTACCTTGCATGGAATTGATACTTGCCTCCTGGACCCTACCGATGGTATCACGAACCAGATGTACTGGCCCGGTTATTCCCTTGACGGTGGACTGAACGGTGATGCCACCTTTTCTCTTCCCGATGCCAACCCTCTGCATGTTGTCCCTTCTCATATGCAGCTCGGCCCTGATGTTTCCCTGGTCGAGAACTCTCCTCCCAGCCCTTGGGATTGCTTTTCTAGCTCTATCTCTcgatcatcttctcccaaCACTATTGAGGATTTGTGGTTTCCTAACCAGAGCCCAAACTCATCCCCCGAGATTCAGTGCCAGTCACCAAG CCTGGACCGGAACATTCCCTTGATCTCTGAAGATGCCAATGGAAAAGCCATGCCCACATTCGATGAGCTTCCTGCTGCTACCTCTGCCTTCACTGGTCCACGACGACAGAACAGCGATGGTGAGTCCGCTCGGGACCATGACCTATACAAGAAGGCCGCTCCATACGAGGATGGACTTTACCACTGCCCATGGGAAGGACAACCAAGCTGCAACCACCGAcccgagaagctcaagtgcAACTATGA CAAATTCGTGGACTCTCACTTGAAGCCCTACCGCTGCAAGGCTGAGTCGTGCGAGGGCGCCCGCTTCTCGTCGACTGCTTGCCTACTCCGCCATGAACGTGAGGCCCACGGACTCCACGGTCATGGCGACAAGCCTTTCCTTTGTGTTTATGAGGGCTGTGAGCGTGCCGTTCCTGGAAATGGATTCCCTCGCCAGTGGAACTTGCGTGACCACATGAAACGTGTTCACAACGATCACGGAAGCTCCAGCGGCTCACCTACAACTGGATCTGCTCAGCCTGCTAAGGGACGTAAACGCAAGACTGAGACTGCCGAGGCTCAGATTTCCCACAGCCGCAAGGCGACTGTCAAGTCAATACCTCCTCCCCCGGAGCCCAAGGAGGACATGACCCAGCCCCTTATTGACCAGTGGATGGAGCACCGCAAGGCTGTGGAGAGCCTCATGCGAAACCtcgtcaagcctgaggacACCCAGAACCTCCAGCACATCGGAACTCTCCAGAACCGCCTGagctccatgatgaagctcaCCAACGAcctcaatgccatcaacaacccagGAAACACCCTGGTTGGCACTGGCTGA
- a CDS encoding hypothetical protein (At least one base has a quality score < 10) yields the protein MTVTLVTQPATMHAFKNSDLDEVHSLSSDYSYSQPTLAPNTGLFSFSSQTEPSADLLTGSSWATTVEGPQNFQDFPDNGSAHSGEAEEFIFTSGHATPRGTRVPSQGNWSTSRTTASVTQGGQAMSRVSSSRSSGSSLSQSSHLSNMDFTGNTCALQTGTQTGATLHGIDTCLLDPTDGITNQMYWPGYSLDGGLNGDATFSLPDANPLHVVPSHMQLGPDVSLVENSPPSPWDCFSSSISRSSSPNTIEDLWFPNQSPNSSPEIQCQSPSLDRNIPLISEDANGKAMPTFDELPAATSAFTGPRRQNSDGESARDHDLYKKAAPYEDGLYHCPWEGQPSCNHRPEKLKCNYE from the exons ATGACTGTTACTCTTGTGACACAGCCTGCTACCATGCACGCTTTCAAGAACTCTGACCTCGATGAGGTTCACTCGTTGTCCAG CGATTATAGCTACTCTCAGCCAACATTGGCCCCCAACACTggtctcttttctttttcttctcaaACAGAACCATCAGCGGACCTGTTGACAGGTTCGTCATGGGCCACGACAGTAGAAGGACCACAGAACTTTCAAGATTTCCCAGACAATGGATCCGCCCATTCCGGAGAAGCCGAGGAGTTCATTTTCACATCTGGCCATGCTACGCCCCGAGGAACCAGGGTGCCTTCCCAAGGAAACTGGTCCACATCCAGGACTACCGCTTCTGTGACCCAAGGTGGACAAGCCATGTCCAGGGTGAGCTCAAGCAGGTCTAGCGGCTCTTCGCTGTCACAATCATCACATCTGTCCAACATGGACTTTACAGGTAATACTTGCGCTCTCCAGACTGGAACCCAGACCGGCGCTACCTTGCATGGAATTGATACTTGCCTCCTGGACCCTACCGATGGTATCACGAACCAGATGTACTGGCCCGGTTATTCCCTTGACGGTGGACTGAACGGTGATGCCACCTTTTCTCTTCCCGATGCCAACCCTCTGCATGTTGTCCCTTCTCATATGCAGCTCGGCCCTGATGTTTCCCTGGTCGAGAACTCTCCTCCCAGCCCTTGGGATTGCTTTTCTAGCTCTATCTCTcgatcatcttctcccaaCACTATTGAGGATTTGTGGTTTCCTAACCAGAGCCCAAACTCATCCCCCGAGATTCAGTGCCAGTCACCAAG CCTGGACCGGAACATTCCCTTGATCTCTGAAGATGCCAATGGAAAAGCCATGCCCACATTCGATGAGCTTCCTGCTGCTACCTCTGCCTTCACTGGTCCACGACGACAGAACAGCGATGGTGAGTCCGCTCGGGACCATGACCTATACAAGAAGGCCGCTCCATACGAGGATGGACTTTACCACTGCCCATGGGAAGGACAACCAAGCTGCAACCACCGAcccgagaagctcaagtgcAACTATGAGTAA